A stretch of Lathyrus oleraceus cultivar Zhongwan6 chromosome 6, CAAS_Psat_ZW6_1.0, whole genome shotgun sequence DNA encodes these proteins:
- the LOC127094294 gene encoding uncharacterized protein LOC127094294, whose translation MPSYSKFLKEILSNKKKLEDDETMTLNTECSAIIQNNMPPKLKDPGSFSIPCVIGKFIIDQALWNLGASVSLMPLSICERLKLGELRPTRMSLQLADHSVKYPIGML comes from the coding sequence atgccctcaTATTCCAAGTTCCTAAAAGAaatcttatctaacaagaagaaACTTGAGGACGATGAGACAATGACGCTTAATACAGAGTGTAGTGCTATCATTCAGAATAACATGCCACCTAAATTGAAAGATCCTGGCAGTTTTTCCATACCCTGTGTAATAGGGAAGTTTATAATAGACCAAGCCCTCTGGAAtttaggagctagtgtgagtttgATGCCCCTTTCCATCTGCGAAAGACTCAAATTGGGAGAGTTAAGACCAACGAGAATGTCTCTCCAACTAGCAGATCACTCTGTTAAGTATCCCATAGGAATGCTATAG
- the LOC127093503 gene encoding thylakoid lumenal 15.0 kDa protein 2, chloroplastic isoform X1 has translation MTRTMITRYPSHPLLLHNPSPLASLTLPPQHSPNVRAFSLPKTLSCHLSPSHNTPSSNSTTLLTKIHSKPLHFALSGALSLCLLFGGAEIAEAAKAGVNKPELLPKEFTTVIDVAGFLSDGQEKRLAQEISALEKDTGYKLRVLAQNYPDTPGLAVKDFWHVDDSTVVFVADPTFGNILNFNVGASVDLDIPRSFWSRLAGKYGNIFYWREKGEDASIESAVIAISNCLREPVGPNNCSEVK, from the exons ATGACAAGGACTATGATAACACGTTATCCTTctcatcctcttcttcttcacAATCCATCACCATTAGCATCTCTGACTTTGCCACCACAACACTCACCTAATGTTCGAGCATTCTCACTACCAAAAACGCTGTCGTGTCACCTCTCTCCATCACACAATACTCCCAGTTCCAATTCCACTACATTGCTCACAAAAATTCACTCCAAACCCTTACATTTTGCTCTATCCGGCGCCCTCTCACTTTGCTTATTATTCGGAG GTGCTGAAATTGCCGAGGCAGCAAAAGCTGGTGTCAATAAGCCAGAATTGCTTCCTAAAGAGTTTACTACCGTCATTGATGTTGCCGGATTCCTCTCCGATGGTCAG GAGAAAAGACTAGCACAAGAGATTTCTGCTCTTGAAAAAGATACTGGATACAAGTTGAGAGTTTTGGCCCAGAACTATCCCGATACTCCAG GTTTGGCTGTCAAAGATTTTTGGCATGTAGATGACAGTACAGTTGTTTTTGTTGCTGATCCCACATTTG GCAATATACTGAATTTCAACGTTGGTGCTTCAGTTGATTTGGACATCCCGCGTAGTTTTTGGAGTCGTTTGGCAGGCAAGTATGGGAACATTTTCTATTGGAGGGAGAAG GGGGAAGACGCATCAATTGAATCAGCAGTTATAGCAATTTCGAATTGCTTGAGAGAACCAGTTGGGCCTAATAACTGTTCAGAGGTGAAATAA
- the LOC127093503 gene encoding thylakoid lumenal 15.0 kDa protein 2, chloroplastic isoform X2: MTRTMITRYPSHPLLLHNPSPLASLTLPPQHSPNVRAFSLPKTLSCHLSPSHNTPSSNSTTLLTKIHSKPLHFALSGALSLCLLFGGAEIAEAAKAGVNKPELLPKEFTTVIDVAGFLSDGQEKRLAQEISALEKDTGYKLRVLAQNYPDTPGLAVKDFWHVDDSTVVFVADPTFVDLDIPRSFWSRLAGKYGNIFYWREKGEDASIESAVIAISNCLREPVGPNNCSEVK, encoded by the exons ATGACAAGGACTATGATAACACGTTATCCTTctcatcctcttcttcttcacAATCCATCACCATTAGCATCTCTGACTTTGCCACCACAACACTCACCTAATGTTCGAGCATTCTCACTACCAAAAACGCTGTCGTGTCACCTCTCTCCATCACACAATACTCCCAGTTCCAATTCCACTACATTGCTCACAAAAATTCACTCCAAACCCTTACATTTTGCTCTATCCGGCGCCCTCTCACTTTGCTTATTATTCGGAG GTGCTGAAATTGCCGAGGCAGCAAAAGCTGGTGTCAATAAGCCAGAATTGCTTCCTAAAGAGTTTACTACCGTCATTGATGTTGCCGGATTCCTCTCCGATGGTCAG GAGAAAAGACTAGCACAAGAGATTTCTGCTCTTGAAAAAGATACTGGATACAAGTTGAGAGTTTTGGCCCAGAACTATCCCGATACTCCAG GTTTGGCTGTCAAAGATTTTTGGCATGTAGATGACAGTACAGTTGTTTTTGTTGCTGATCCCACATTTG TTGATTTGGACATCCCGCGTAGTTTTTGGAGTCGTTTGGCAGGCAAGTATGGGAACATTTTCTATTGGAGGGAGAAG GGGGAAGACGCATCAATTGAATCAGCAGTTATAGCAATTTCGAATTGCTTGAGAGAACCAGTTGGGCCTAATAACTGTTCAGAGGTGAAATAA
- the LOC127094295 gene encoding auxin-induced protein 6B: protein MLSSFVGKVQKSLSLFVPRKHALSYWNEDHATTTTELADDVMEGYFAVLARKGDETRRFIVGLDYLTDPAFVGLLDEAWEEYGFRQKGTLVVPCTPMKLQNILDGRKT from the coding sequence ATGCTTAGTTCTTTTGTTGGGAAGGTACAAAAGAGTTTATCACTGTTTGTACCAAGAAAGCATGCATTGAGTTACTGGAATGAAGATCATGCCACAACCACAACTGAATTGGCTGATGATGTTATGGAAGGTTACTTTGCTGTTCTTGCAAGGAAGGGTGATGAAACAAGAAGGTTTATAGTTGGGTTAGATTACCTGACTGATCCAGCTTTTGTGGGATTGCTTGACGAAGCTTGGGAGGAGTATGGTTTCAGACAGAAGGGAACTCTTGTTGTTCCGTGCACGCCGATGAAGTTGCAGAACATTCTAGATGGTCGGAAAACATAG